A genomic window from Salvia miltiorrhiza cultivar Shanhuang (shh) chromosome 5, IMPLAD_Smil_shh, whole genome shotgun sequence includes:
- the LOC131024598 gene encoding protein FAR1-RELATED SEQUENCE 5-like: MAEEQKKLSRESIDLNQVLGFEDSDDEVPSVQKNDPKDPSDAAKENVEFHSDVHECDENGDMGNFFDKHGEDGVSGEKDERAGKENMENLGNKNGNWFCSDEAHDNLSVPEWEEMLAVGSTLGKNLVHIYGDYLQYSHKKGFSVRRGYQKRLGARGEIRLKQFVCSSSGLTDCKRQKISLGVYKKMVTRTDCEAKLVVSRKDEGPFVVSIFETVHNHELMATDMSYMLRSNRNLNIGHQSVLQAMKEASIGISVACKFMEKESGGVPNVGFTRNDAYNHIDRVKRLSKLANEDASDVLKYFASKSNAEPFFFWKHECDEDGRLMNFFFRVSRSALDYESFGDVLSLNTTYGTNRYNLICAPFVGINHHSQNVMFEMAFLSDETTDTLNWLLQTCLESMHDKDLGLIYIDQALAQIKAIDETFTSAKHRLCQWHINQNAPGHFGNLNSNKEFK; encoded by the exons ATGGCCGAGGAGCAAAAGAAGTTG tCTAGGGAAAGCATTGATTTGAATCAAGTACTGGGTTTCGAAGATAGTGACGACGAGGTCCCAAGCGTACAAAAAAATGATCCAAAAGATCCGTCTGATGCGGCTAAAGAAAATGTAGAGTTTCACTCTGATGTACATGAATGTGACGAGAATGGGGATATGGGAAATTTTTTTGATAAGCATGGTGAAGATGGTGTTTCTGGTGAAAAGGATGAACGTGCTGGTAAAGAGAATATGGAAAATTTGGGGAATAAGAATGGGAATTGGTTTTGTAGTGATGAAGCTCATGATAATTTATCCGTTCCCGAATGGGAGGAAATGTTGGCTGTGGGATCTACACTAGGTAAAAATCTGGTCCACATTTACGGAGATTATCTTCAATATTCACATAAAAAAGGTTTCAGTGTTCGGAGGGGGTATCAGAAAAGGCTTGGTGCAAGAGGTGAGATCCGATTAAAACAATTCGTTTGTTCCAGCAGTGGTTTGACGGATTGTAAGCGTCAGAAGATAAGTTTGGGGGTTTATAAAAAAATGGTTACTAGAACCGATTGTGAAGCAAAATTGGTGGTATCAAGAAAGGATGAAGGGCCATTCGTTGTGTCCATTTTCGAAACAGTGCATAACCATGAATTGATGGCAACTGACATGTCGTACATGCTCAGATCAAACCGCAATCTGAACATTGGTCATCAGTCTGTTCTGCAAGCTATGAAAGAGGCTAGTATTGGCATTAGTGTTGCTTGCAAGTTCATGGAAAAGGAAAGTGGTGGTGTACCTAATGTTGGTTTCACAAGGAATGATGCATATAATCACATTGATCGTGTGAAGCGGTTATCCAAATTGGCAAATGAGGATGCTTCGGATGTGCTTAAATACTTCGCCAGTAAATCTAATGCAGAGCCTTTTTTCTTCTGGAAGCACGAATGTGATGAGGATGGAAGATTGATGAATTTCTTTTTCCGGGTTTCTAGAAGTGCTTTAGACTATGAATCATTTGGTGATGTTTTATCTTTAAACACTACATATGGCACGAATCGGTATAATCTGATTTGTGCTCCTTTTGTCGGCATAAATCATCACTCTCAAAATGTGATGTTCGAAATGGCCTTTCTCTCTGATGAAACCACGGATACATTGAATTGGTTGTTGCAGACCTGTCTTGAGTCTATGCATGACAAAGATCTTGGGTTAATATACATTGATCAGGCATTGGCTCAGATAAAGGCCATTGATGAAACTTTTACGAGTGCGAAGCATCGCTTGTGCCAATGGCATATCAATCAGAATGCACCTGGGCATTTTGGAAACTTGAATAGCAACAAGGAGTTCAAATAA
- the LOC131024600 gene encoding uncharacterized protein LOC131024600 — protein MANVVNNKNVSRRPSIASGPKSVLNQSLRPITSHKWEIGKGTGVQVATFLAKTIALETVRRLSRAKCPVLWTGLQGLQVLCCPPFKWVQRWKPFGFLVHGMQMISRPLLVLSIANALYDHSECSTLDLDDAENSPSHDDSQLGSENLSGPPSLECNQNMRIGGENREGLLSTDWANHLCHELETQGITLPERINLEELQRFYVAADGDFSTLLSSIKKTIKWRETYRILSGEELELWSNLIFWHGLDVNHRPCLVVRLGLACVRLPSHDRPRFIQALVSQVEHGVLHLVDGENRQITVLVDCQGLSPLRIPVKILKHCCNILQDHFPNVLGVLVVIRLPSVVRVIAQTFIQVLKPTTKQKLSIEGDSYQKVLSERFQSVPSYLGGQCTCTRCAKLQGAGVLCQITERRTSTTEPVSDVVYSEELPLVEPTARYDMMMENNCSQTIRTAVIGILIIWVFIALIEGIYNAESRPVLPI, from the exons ATGGCCAATGTTGTCAATAATAAAAATGTGTCACGAAGGCCTTCGATTGCTTCTGGCCCTAAATCCGTTTTAAATCAGTCTTTAAGACCAATAACATCACATAAGTGGGAAATTGGAAAGGGAACTGGTGTTCAGGTGGCAACTTTTCTTGCTAAAACGATTGCATTAGAGACTGTGCGGAGGTTATCGAGGGCCAAATGCCCAGTTCTCTGGACTGGACTGCAAGGGTTACAAGTACTTTGTTGTCCCCCATTCAAATGGGTTCAGCGCTGGAAACCTTTTGGCTTCTTGGTCCATGGAATGCAG ATGATATCACGGCCATTATTGGTTCTCTCTATTGCAAATGCTCTATACGACCATTCAGAGTGCAGCACTTTGGACTTGGACGATGCTGAAAATTCTCCTAGCCATGATGATTCTCAATTAGGTTCAGAAAATCTTTCAGGACCCCCATCTTTAGAGTGTAATCAGAACATGAG AATTGGTGGTGAAAATCGTGAAGGCCTTTTGTCTACAGACTGGGCTAACCACCTTTGCCACGAGCTTGAAACTCAGGGTATTACTTTGCCTGAAAG AATCAACCTAGAGGAACTGCAGAGATTTTATGTAGCTGCAGATGGTGATTTCTCGACCTTGCTATCATCTATAAAGAAGACGATAAAATGGAGGGAGACTTACAGAATTCTCTCTGGAGAGGAACTTGAGTTGTGGTCAAATTTGATCTTCTGGCATGGACTAGATGTGAATCATAGACCATGTCTCGTTGTCCGACTTGGCCTTGCTTGTGTCCGATTGCCATCTCATGATAGACCTCGCTTTATCCAGGCTCTTG TATCTCAGGTGGAGCATGGTGTCCTGCACTTGGTGGATGGAGAAAATCGTCAAATTACTGTTCTAGTGGATTGTCAAGGGCTGTCACCACTGAGGATTCCCGTGAAAATACTGAAACACTGCTGCAACATTTTGCAAGATCACTTTCCTAATGTTTTGGGTGTTTTAGTTGTCATCCGGCTTCCTTCAGTCGTCCGTGTTATTGCCCAAACATTCATACAA GTTCTCAAACCGACAACTAAGCAGAAACTGAGTATCGAAGGGGATTCTTATCAGAAGGTTCTCTCTGAACGTTTTCAAAGTGTTCCTTCATATCTTGGCGGACAATGCACTTGCACGAGATGTGCTAAGCTTCAAGGGGCCGGCGTTTTATGCCAAATTACAGAGAGGCGGACAAGCACCACAGAGCCGGTTTCAGATGTTGTCTACAGTGAGGAGTTGCCTTTAGTGGAACCAACTGCTCGGTATGATATGATGATGGAAAATAACTGCAGTCAAACAATACGGACTGCTGTTATAGGCATTCTCATAATCTGGGTGTTTATCGCCTTGATTGAGGGAATATACAACGCTGAAAGCCGCCCAGTACTGCCCATCTGA
- the LOC131024602 gene encoding 26S proteasome non-ATPase regulatory subunit 13 homolog B, which translates to MAALQYLESLRNAHPELTEWYNTLSDLYQRKLWHQLTLKLEQFVTLAVFQAGDSLIQLYQNFITDFETKINLLKLAHFAVIVSRQYSEKDAAISYLEGVIEKLRNTSKVRIEEPILYINMQIGLLKLEQGDQKECKKLLEEGKSTLDSMTDIDPSVYASYYWISSQYHKARQEFAEFYRSALLYLAYTSVETLSESFKLDLAFDLSLSALLGENIYNFGELLAHPIIKSLMGTKVEWLYYILEAFNSGDLVRYQELCRVHGAALSSQPALVQNEKKLLEKINILCLMEIIFSRPSEDRTIPLSAIAERTKLTVEDVEYLLMKSLSVHLIEGIIDQVEGTVYVSWVQPRVLGIPQIRSLRDRLDNWVDKVHTALLSVEAETPDLVAA; encoded by the exons TTTCAGATCTGTACCAGAGGAAGCTCTGGCACCAGCTCACGCTCAAGCTCGAGCAATTCGTCACGCTCGCCGTGTTTCAG GCTGGGGATTCCCTAATTCAACTGTACCAAAACTTTATAACTGATTTTGAGACAAAGATCAATCTACTCAAGCTTGCCCATTTTGCTGTCATAGTTTCTCGGCAGTATTCAGAGAAAGATGCTGCCATATCATATCTTGAAGGAGTGATAGAGAAGCTCCGTAATACCAGTAAAGTACGGATAGAGGAGCCGATACTTTATATCAATATGCAGATTGGTTTATTGAAGCTTGAGCAGGGAGACCAAAAAGAATGCAAGAAACTTTTAGAAGAGGGAAAGAGCACACTTGACAGCATGACTGACATTGATCCATCTGTGTATGCTAGCTACTATTGGATTTCATCACAATATCATAAAGCTCGTCAAGAATTTGCTGAGTTCTACAGAAGTGCTCTTCTTTATTTAGCTTACACTTCAGTAGAGACGTTGTCAGAATCATTTAAGCTG GATTTGGCATTTGACTTATCTCTATCAGCCTTGTTGGGGGAGAACATCTACAACTTCGGTGAACTTCTTGCTCATCCAATT ATAAAAAGTCTTATGGGGACTAAAGTGGAGTGGCTTTACTATATTCTCGAAGCATTTAACTCTGGTGATTTAGTGCGTTATCAAGAACTGTGTCGTGTACATGGAGCCGCTCTGAGTAGCCAACCAGCATTAGTCCAGAATGAGAAAAAGCTTCTTGAGAAGATCAACATTCTTTGCTTGATGGAGATCATATTCAG CCGGCCATCAGAAGATAGAACTATCCCGTTGAGTGCTATTGCTGAACGAACAAAACTTACAGTTGAAGATGTGGAGTATCTTCTTATGAAGAGCCTTTCA GTGCATCTGATCGAAGGAATTATCGACCAAGTAGAGGGAACAGTTTATGTGTCGTGGGTGCAACCCAGAGTCTTAGGGATCCCTCAAATCAGGTCGTTGCGTGACCGGCTGGACAATTGGGTGGACAAAGTACACACTGCTTTGTTATCCGTTGAGGCTGAGACACCTGATCTAGTTGCAGCATGA